The nucleotide window ACAATTGTAGGCGGTCTCTTTGTCGCCCTGCCCCTCTGCCTGGTTTTACAGAAAAAGGGGGCTTCCATGAAGGTGATCCTGACCTTTCTCAACGCATCCATGATCAGCAGAATCCCCATGACGATCTTCGAGGCTTCTTTTCTGGGGATTGGTTTTACCCTCATCCGTTTTGCCATCTCTATCCCGCTGGTGGTCCTGATCGCCTGGGCCATGTCCCTGTGGCTCGGCGAGGATTTCAGGATCGCCGAGCCTTAAGCACCCCTGTTTGTCCCCTTCCCCAGTACATCTCGAGTGGCAGTTCGGGCTTGAGTTCCCGTCCGAAGAGGGATTCCACCACGCACTCCGGCGAGGCTCCCTCGTAGAGGATGCGATGCACCGCTTCAGCGAGGGGCAATTCAATGCCGATCCTCCTGGCGTGCCTCACCAGGGCATCCACGGTGAAAGCGCCCTCGGCCACCTGGCCGAGGGCCTCCATGGCCTGCTGCAGGGTCATCCCATCGCCGATGGCCAGGCCCAGTTTGTAGTTTCTTGAGAGGTTGCTGAAGCAGGTAACCATCAGGTCGCCGACCCCGGCGAGCCCCGCCAGCGTAAGGGGATGGGCTCCCAGGTTGGCGCCGAGTCTCATCACCTCCGCCAGCCCCCTGCACGCCAGGGCGGCCAGGGCGTTGTGCCCCATCTCCCTGGAGGCGGCGATCCCGGCGGCGATGGCTATGACGTTCTTCACGGCTCCGCCGATCTCGACGCCGGCGACGTCGTCGCTGGTGTAGACCCGGAAAAGCCTTCCGGAGAAAATTTCCTGCCAGAGTTTCGGCTCGCCGGTGATGGAAG belongs to Thermovirga sp. and includes:
- a CDS encoding NAD(P)-dependent glycerol-3-phosphate dehydrogenase, with product MGKITVYGAGSWGTATADLLARGGHQTTLWCRRPEQARAIDATGRNPDYLRDTDLSPALSVTSDLEEAALSSQLHVTAVPTQSVRGFLAGAAKYWPRDLRICNLAKGIEISSGERISHIVAELLPESRYSVLSGPSHAEEVAAGKPTAVVVASSITGEPKLWQEIFSGRLFRVYTSDDVAGVEIGGAVKNVIAIAAGIAASREMGHNALAALACRGLAEVMRLGANLGAHPLTLAGLAGVGDLMVTCFSNLSRNYKLGLAIGDGMTLQQAMEALGQVAEGAFTVDALVRHARRIGIELPLAEAVHRILYEGASPECVVESLFGRELKPELPLEMYWGRGQTGVLKARRS